The following proteins are encoded in a genomic region of Natrinema sp. DC36:
- a CDS encoding AzlD domain-containing protein — MIGEGLFALDPLIVGTILAMALVTALTKVGGFWLLQRIDVSERLEAGLSVLPGAIVIAILGPELAAGGPAEWGAAGVVLLVMWRTESILLSLCGGVGAVVLLRALI, encoded by the coding sequence ATGATCGGTGAAGGGCTATTCGCGCTCGACCCCCTCATTGTCGGGACCATCCTCGCGATGGCACTCGTGACCGCCCTCACGAAGGTCGGCGGCTTCTGGCTCCTTCAGCGGATCGACGTGAGCGAGCGACTCGAGGCCGGGCTCTCGGTCCTGCCGGGAGCGATCGTGATCGCGATCCTCGGGCCGGAGCTGGCGGCCGGCGGGCCGGCGGAGTGGGGCGCGGCCGGCGTCGTCCTGCTGGTCATGTGGCGAACGGAGAGCATCCTGCTGTCGCTGTGTGGCGGCGTCGGAGCCGTTGTGTTGCTTCGCGCACTCATCTAA
- a CDS encoding AzlC family ABC transporter permease has protein sequence MSDETAGETRITADDESEAVTFDREGIRAGFLTCLPVAIGVGGYGIAFGMLARRAGLSVAEATLMSATVLAGAAQIVAVELWAEPLPVATIVLATLAINLRYSLMGAALGPWLERLSAGRSYGSLLLMADENWALTMRELKSGSGRGAFLLGTGIAIWCCWVGATIVGATAGGAIGDPTRYGIDFVLAAVFVALAAELWEGRSTLVPWLVALATAVLAAEFVPGQWYILLGGFAAAAVEVVRYDR, from the coding sequence CTGTCGGACGAGACGGCCGGAGAGACGCGGATCACAGCAGACGACGAGAGCGAGGCCGTGACGTTCGATCGGGAGGGGATCCGCGCCGGCTTTCTCACCTGTCTCCCGGTCGCGATCGGCGTCGGCGGCTACGGAATCGCGTTCGGGATGCTCGCCCGCCGCGCCGGACTGAGCGTTGCGGAGGCGACGCTGATGAGCGCGACCGTGCTCGCCGGTGCCGCCCAGATCGTCGCCGTCGAACTCTGGGCGGAGCCGCTCCCGGTCGCGACGATCGTCCTCGCGACGCTCGCGATCAATCTCCGATACTCGCTGATGGGTGCGGCACTGGGGCCGTGGCTCGAGCGGCTCTCGGCGGGCCGAAGCTACGGGAGCCTGCTGCTCATGGCCGACGAGAACTGGGCGCTGACGATGCGCGAACTCAAGTCCGGCAGCGGTCGCGGCGCGTTCCTCCTGGGGACCGGCATCGCGATCTGGTGTTGTTGGGTCGGGGCGACGATCGTCGGCGCGACCGCCGGCGGCGCGATCGGCGATCCGACGCGGTACGGTATCGACTTCGTCCTCGCGGCGGTCTTCGTCGCGCTCGCGGCCGAACTCTGGGAGGGGCGCTCGACGCTCGTGCCGTGGCTCGTCGCGCTCGCGACCGCCGTCCTCGCCGCGGAGTTCGTCCCGGGCCAGTGGTACATCCTGCTCGGCGGCTTCGCGGCCGCCGCGGTGGAGGTGGTCCGCTATGATCGGTGA
- a CDS encoding ubiquitin-like small modifier protein 1, with protein MDIDLRFFATFREAVGAKERTRTVDDDATVGDVLTDLEAEYDGLEGQLLEDGAVRPQLSVLKNGRNVVHMAGVDTSLEAGDVVSVFPPVAGG; from the coding sequence ATGGACATCGATCTCCGATTTTTCGCCACCTTTCGGGAAGCCGTCGGCGCGAAAGAGCGAACGCGAACCGTCGACGACGACGCGACCGTCGGCGACGTGCTCACCGACCTGGAGGCCGAGTACGACGGCCTCGAGGGGCAGTTACTCGAGGACGGAGCGGTCCGGCCGCAGCTGAGCGTGCTGAAAAACGGCCGCAACGTGGTGCACATGGCGGGGGTAGACACGTCGCTGGAAGCGGGCGACGTGGTGTCGGTGTTTCCGCCGGTCGCCGGCGGGTAA